The sequence TCTTTTGTGTGCCTAGTTTGTCGATCAATAATGCACACATACATTTATGATAATTTAGAAATATATGACCATATTTTCAATCCAGCAAGAGCCACCtgtaaaaagtcaaggatagccgaTCATAAATTATTATGTTGATATTGTAAATGTGCGCTTTATGGATAAACAAAGGCGCAACTTATTCTAAACAAATAATTGTAATTCTTTAGCTCAATATGTATATAAATTTATATATTTATGGTCTGATCATCTCCCTATTGTGTTTCAGAAAGGCTTGGCGTAAGGGATGGAACGTCGTTATGCCTAATAGCAGCAACATTCACACTGGCCAGCAGTTTAGTCAATTTCCAAGTGTCTCTATTAGGTGATGATGGGTTTACCAGCAAGGAGTACTATAGTGAGTTGGTAACTGGCACAATGGAGGTAGCTGTTTGCGGCCCCTATATAGTTCTGAAATCGCAGGAGTTCGTGTCCAATCTGTTGCCGTCGTGGAACACATGCCGTCCTAACGTGCGGATTTTCAGAGACACGGTCATTCTTGTGGTCATATCTTATCTGATACTACTGGACATCAACTGGAGCTTCGTCTGGCTCGCCATCTTTCCCGTCACAGCCATTGTTTTCATACGAGCTCTGTACCTCAAGTTCAATCGTCGTACTGGTGGCAGGAGTGTTCAAGGCACTCCAGGATCTTCTAAGGTCGTTGAGAAGACCAACAGGAAAGCTATGGAGTTTGTGAGCATAGTGATGATGACGCTTGGGGCGCTATTGGTTATGGACCAGCTACCAGACCATGCAGCCTACGGTTTCGCCATCTCCCAGTTCCTTCTGTTCCTAAGCTGCACGGTGGCGGCGCTGACGCGCATGATGATGAAGCTGCCGGCTGGCGCCTCGCCAGGCATAGCACCGGCATCGGAGATGCTCCACAAGACCCTGCTTATCCTCCTACTGGTGACTGGGCACACGGTAGCTGCAGAGTGGCTGGGCGAGGAAGTCGTTGTGCTCTGCTTGCCGGAGGTCATCCCTGTGCTTCTTTGGTTCATTCTTCACATCGACCGTAAACCAGGCAGCAGCTCCGTCATGAGCGTCCACAAAATGAAGGCACACATAAATTGGCTTGGCTTGATCGGTGCCGTGGTGGTTGCTCCTCTTTTCGCGTACCTGTTGTTCACCATGGATGAATCTGGGCTCTCCGGCTGGTGTATGACATTCCAGGTGTCATGTGGCGTCTCAGGGATCCTGACATACTACCTTGTGTTCATGCTAAACCACTGGACGAGGCAACAAGTTGCAGCTGCTGGCAAGGAGGATGGGGCTTCCGGTATGCTCAAGTTATGGGCCTATGCTTTGCTGATAGCGTGGGCTGCGTCTCTGCTGCTCAGGTGTCTGGTTTCTCTCCGGCTTGGGCTGCAACTACCACTGCATGCAACGGCTGTGTATGCCGGTAATATTTCTGGTTTTAGCTACTCAAATTAATACTATATTGTGTTTTCTACACCCTCGGTttttaaatataagacgttttggcagttcaaaTTGAACTACCAAAACATCTTATACTCAGGAACGGAGATAATAATTTGTACTATATGTAATGTTGTAGCGTGTTTGTGAAAATACGCGGTGCTGTGAGTCTTGCGTGCACATGCATCAGTGTGCTAGTTAGTTGTAAAGAAACCCAAACAATTTGGAGCTAACTAGCAAGCTAGTGTATTGTACTACTAGTGTTGCACGTGTGCATGCTACTGTGCTAGCACCCAGTAGTTGTACAGGTTCCGTGTAGTAATATAGTTGGAGGGAGAGAGAGCTAGCTGTGTGGGCATATTGCTAAGCTAGTTATGTGTGCGTCCATGTGATTTTTTAAGACTGTATataatcaaatactccctccgtttctaaatataagtcttttagacatttcaaatggactataatATACGAATGTATGTaaacatattttaaagtatagattcattcattttgctttgtatttagtcacttgttgaaatctctaaaaagacttatatttgggaacggagggagtagtttgtaaTTTATAGCAAGAAAACGCACTACCCTTGCCTCCTTGAACTGGCGACTAGCTAGCTCCCGACTTTGTTATCGATCGATGTTATGCAATACAGTGGGGAAGTTAGACTTTAAGGGCATGACCATCTCTCGAGGGTGGACCGTTTCCCCACGTAGGAGTAGCCACCGTGGAGGAGAAAAGCAAAAAGGCCATGGCTTGCAGACCCAAACGAGCTCTTGCAGAGGAACCGGCTTAATTCCTCACTGAAAAAAGGCAAAAAAAGCAGGAGGGAATGGAGGAGAGAGAGCTAGAACGAGGACAGGAAAGAGCCCTAAAGGAGAGTTAGATTGATTTGGATTGAAACTAAAAGTTAGTCATGAAGCGAGAGATAGGAGGACCACCACGAGATGCTGCTTCGgttttttttttagcatcagtacagacacaagcgctcatatacacgcgcatacactcatccctatgaacgcacacacgcacaccctacccctatgagcacctccgagagactgagccggcatatcatcttgagattcacgaagtcaccgtaggcgcctcgtcgtcgacgggaacgtctcctcccactgaaagcgcatcgccggaaatcctaaaataaatccaagaataatgcgagcaccaggatttgaaccctggtgggttggggataccactgttcacctaaccaactcaaccacaggttgattcgcagaTGCTGCTTCGGTTGGGTGGTAGAAATTCATACGGTGGCCTCCCTGGTTTTTTTTTTCTTAGATGGAGGCTGAGACCACACCTAGGTGATGCCCCCATAGCTCATGCCCTAAGGCAATTTCTAGCACCGACCCTTAAACCTCTGCATACATTCGGACGGTCTTCTTTCATTAAACCCGCGCGCgtgccgagaaacctactccggccgtTGTCTGTTCGTGAGCCGCCTGTCATTAAACATAACGTCGGTTGGCTCCTCGCATCCACCtgctatttaaacaaggccaagCACGGGGCAAAAATCACACCACACTCCGCTCTC comes from Triticum aestivum cultivar Chinese Spring chromosome 5B, IWGSC CS RefSeq v2.1, whole genome shotgun sequence and encodes:
- the LOC123114340 gene encoding uncharacterized protein isoform X2 yields the protein MEVAVCGPYIVLKSQEFVSNLLPSWNTCRPNVRIFRDTVILVVISYLILLDINWSFVWLAIFPVTAIVFIRALYLKFNRRTGGRSVQGTPGSSKVVEKTNRKAMEFVSIVMMTLGALLVMDQLPDHAAYGFAISQFLLFLSCTVAALTRMMMKLPAGASPGIAPASEMLHKTLLILLLVTGHTVAAEWLGEEVVVLCLPEVIPVLLWFILHIDRKPGSSSVMSVHKMKAHINWLGLIGAVVVAPLFAYLLFTMDESGLSGWCMTFQVSCGVSGILTYYLVFMLNHWTRQQVAAAGKEDGASGMLKLWAYALLIAWAASLLLRCLVSLRLGLQLPLHATAVYAGNISGFSYSN
- the LOC123114340 gene encoding uncharacterized protein isoform X1, with product MGRIRNRQIASQGSQAEQPVAPPPSGLLERLGVRDGTSLCLIAATFTLASSLVNFQVSLLGDDGFTSKEYYSELVTGTMEVAVCGPYIVLKSQEFVSNLLPSWNTCRPNVRIFRDTVILVVISYLILLDINWSFVWLAIFPVTAIVFIRALYLKFNRRTGGRSVQGTPGSSKVVEKTNRKAMEFVSIVMMTLGALLVMDQLPDHAAYGFAISQFLLFLSCTVAALTRMMMKLPAGASPGIAPASEMLHKTLLILLLVTGHTVAAEWLGEEVVVLCLPEVIPVLLWFILHIDRKPGSSSVMSVHKMKAHINWLGLIGAVVVAPLFAYLLFTMDESGLSGWCMTFQVSCGVSGILTYYLVFMLNHWTRQQVAAAGKEDGASGMLKLWAYALLIAWAASLLLRCLVSLRLGLQLPLHATAVYAGNISGFSYSN